The DNA sequence AAAGATTTTACAAAGATCATTCCAAACTTCCAAAATATAGTCAGAAATTAAACATGCCAAGTACCATAAAAAAGGACATATGACATAATCATCCTAAAATAAGAAATATCCTTTTTAAAAATTAAATCAAATGATTTAAAAACTTCACAAGAAGAATTAAATAATCTTACAAAATGAGAATCTGAAAGAACAAAATCATCATAAAAATCGCAAAATATATTGTTCAACATCTAAAATACTATTTGAAACAATTGTTTTTTGTTTTATCATTATAAAAACTTTGCTCCAACCCTTTATTAAATTTCACTATTTTTAAATAAAAATCAAAGAATTTTTAAGAAAAAACTCTAAAAACTACTAATCTTTATTAAAAAAATTTTTAAATCAACAAAGTTTTTAAAATAGTCACTAAGAGCATGAAAAACTAATAGATTATAAGATTTAAAGTGTAAAAAAATTTAAAAAAAGAGAAATGAAAGTTTATAATATTTTACTAAAACAAACTAACATTATGTAAACATATTTATAATATTTTACTAAAACAAACTAACATTATGTAAATATAATTTTTGAAGATTAATTTAATGATATACTTTTGACCTATCTTCTATTCGACCAATATAAACACAATTCTCCTCTACCTTAAAACATATTCTATAATGTCCTTTTCTAGCACTTTTATATTTAGGATATTTTTTTATTTTTTTAAAGCTAGTATTATTAGGATTTTCTAATATTTCCTCTAACCCTTGATAAATTAATTTATATACTATTGGGTTTTTCTTTTTATAATA is a window from the Methanobrevibacter olleyae genome containing:
- a CDS encoding type II toxin-antitoxin system RelE family toxin, producing the protein MEIEFKRSALKQLKYYKKKNPIVYKLIYQGLEEILENPNNTSFKKIKKYPKYKSARKGHYRICFKVEENCVYIGRIEDRSKVYH